The region GGCGATGGCAAAGGATGAGGTCAGTGCAGAGAGCCATGCCCTCTGTCTTCTCGGCCAGTCCCTGTCGTCGGTCACGAAGTGAGGAGATGACTGTCCTCCACAGTGTCTGGAAGGAGGGCCTGGATGAGGAGGATTCCAAGCTGCTGCAGGTCACCTATGACAGGCTGCTACAGCAGGACAATGGCTTCAGCTGGCTCAGTGACACTCTCTGGGTCCCCCACCCTCATATCCTTTACTACAGAGCTGTTATTACCATACTGTCACTGGACACTGATACACTAATGGGATCTCAACTGTTATTGTGTATGTTTTAGAATTCATTTCTTATAGACTAACTGTTGCAAATTGAAATGAATTAAGAATTGCATACATATTCCTCTATACATCAGTGAATTATTGTCTAGTTCCCTTGACCCCTTTGCACTCACCAGAGTCTTGACGGAGAAGAGGAAGGAGCTCAATGATTGGATGTGGGACCATGTGACAGGATCTGCCCGTAGCGAGGGCTTTTACAAAATCAGCAAGAATGACAAAATAAAATACCTCAACAGCACGTGTTTGAatacagaccagccctctgcagaCACCCAGGTATTCAGAGAGGAACAGCTCTTCCCCCATGTTAATGTATGCCATACCTGATAATTGACTCCTTTGATAATGGACAATATTTAATTTCTGCAGGGGGTAGGTCTTTCAAGCCAGCCGCACCCTTCCCTGCGGTCTGGGTCTGAGTTCAGGTCTGAACAACGCCGTCTGCTCTCCTCCTTCAGCTGTGACAGTGACCTGCTCAGGTTTAACCAGCTTAAGGTCAGTCAACCACTCATCTGtgcccagacagacagtacagttcAGTGTATCTCTCTGCAGACGACATGAGGCTTTAGTCACAGACGATATTCCTGTGTTTCAGTTCCGCAAGAAGAGGATTCGTTTCTGCCGCAGTCACATCCATGACTGGGGCCTGTTTGCCCTGGAGCCCATAGCAGCAGATGAGATGGTGATTGAGTATGTGGGCCAGTGCatcagacaggtgagacacagacTGGGCCACAGTACCCAGTAAATAGGTAGGACAATAAGGGACATGAAGTAAGGGGCACAGCAGACTGGTGTAACATTTGGATACATATTCATTTACATGTACAATTCATCTAGAGCTATTTCTTAACTTAGTGACTTGTGTGAATGGACACGCCACCCCTCTCCTTAGGTGATTGCAGATATGCGGGAGAAGCGCTATGAAGATGAGGGGATTGGGAGCAGCTACCTGTTCCGGGTCGATCAGGATACCATCATCGACGCCACTAAATATGGGAACTTGGCCAGATTTATCAACCACAGCTGCAATGTGAGTGGATTATGGTCTATGGAAATGTTTTGCATTTCAGAACTATTATGTGTTGTAAATGGTTTGATTTATAGTACTGATCATTTATGAAACATTTTGTAAACAGATACAATGGTCAGACTATCACACATAGGGGTTGCAAATGgcgggtatattactggaaacgtTAAAATACCAGATTTTTGTGGGCATCTTTCAATCTAGCACAAGACACCTAGTGGCACTTTTTGGATACTTCAGATTATTACAGGTgtctaattcaaatcaaatcaaattgtattagtcatatGCACCGAatcgaacaggtgtagaccttacagtgaaatgcttacttacgagcccccaaccaacaatgcagtttccaAAAATACggataaaaataagaaataaaagtagcaagtaattaaagagcagcagtaaaacaacaatagcgagactatataatggggggtaccggtacagagtcaatgtgtgggggcaccagttagttgatgtaatatgtacatgtaggtagagttattgaagtgactatgcatagatgacaacaacagagagtagcagcggtgtaaagtgtgtgtgggggggggggggcaatgcaaatagtctgggtagccatttgattagatgttcaggagtcttatggcttgggggtagaagctgtttagaagcctcttggacctagacttagcgCTCTGGGTACCGCTTgcggtgcggtagcagagagaacagtctatgactagggtggctggagtctttgacaatttttagagccttcctctgacaccgcctggtaatgaggacctggatggcaggaagcttggccccaatgatgtactgggccattcacactaccctctgtagtgccttgcggtcagaggccgagcagttgccataccaggcagtgaacaaccagtgctctcgatggtgcagctgtagaaccttctgaggatctgaggacccatgccaaatcttttcagtgcaTTTGAATTatctctggtcctctgtgtgttcAATTAATTAAATAATTGATTAAATAAGATGAgtgctgtaaaacattatcctaaatatttACCATCAACTTAGttaataccattggtgtttaatataaagttttcagcatgaaatatcctttatattttttacagacttatttattttactatgtcaatatgtgtttgttgtaaatgttttggcGTCAAACTGCTGGCAGTTGTGAAAAAGTTAATAGTTGAAAGAGTTTTAGAGTTCATTGataataatgccattgttgattagatgcttttttcattaattaggatATTTTCTCTTTAGCCATATGTTATATCTACTACATACACATTTACAATATGGACATAGATATAAAAAATGAATAgtacacattattacatttttcaaaagttattcaagtataaattaccaaagttataatagattgccatatattttctgttaattaccaaaatgaTTGAATATTACTTTAACTATGgtaaattaccggtagctttgcaacTCTAATCACACTGATGACTTAGTAATACATTTTCTCTCTTCAGCCTAATTGCTATGCAAAAATAATCACAGTGAAATCCCAGAAGAAGATAGTGATCTACTCCCGGCAGCCCATCAGTGTCAATGAGGAGATCACGTATGATTACAAGTTCCCCATTGAGGATGAGAAGATTCCCTGTCTGTGTGGAGCAGAGAACTGCCAGGGCTCCCTCAACTGAACTCTGAACCCTTGTCTCCAGCCCCCCTCTCAAGCATTCCTGACTGTCCTGCTGCCTTACAGTTCCTGACATAGGAATAATAATACCTCCGTTTCCAACCAAGGTTCATGAAGAGTGGAGCAAGCTGAAGATTCAAAGATGTTCAGCAACTCTTGGGCAGACAATTGAAGTTCctttaaaaaaagttatttatTGTTAAAACAGTTTGTGGAAAAAACACACACCCCCTGCACCAGGGATGGGCGCTGTTCTCCTCTCCCTTAAAATTACGATACAGGATGGGGTATGATATTGCCTTGCCCTGTAGAGGTGATTTCTTGTGCAAATGTGTACATGACAAGTTAAATGTTTTCATTCATGAGAGCTAATGAAGATGTATTCAGCTTGTGTCAAGCATTTTATTAAGTTATTTTGGTAATTGTTCTCTCAGGTTGGTTGTTTTAGGCAGAGTGGTCACTATATTTATAAATCATTTGGTTCATTATGTCTTTTTCACAAgttctctctcgcacacacaaacactgtgaATGAGGAAGGAGTCACAATGCAGTTGTATTTTTATTACATGCACTTAAAAATGTATGAAAGTATCCAAAGTAAAAAGGTTTACGAAAGCAATTGGGGGAATCAAAATGAACAAGTGAAGTGTAAAAAATACTTTTAGTTCATGGAAAGGATACAataaactgacatgttgtcaTTGTGCATCTTATTGAGTCATATGTTGTGGTTTATTACTTCCTTCCACTTAAATATGATTTTTTTCCAGAAGTAAGGCAAATAAGACAATGTGAAGCTAAGACAACAGAGTTAATGTCATACTTAAAAATTGCTTGTTAATACCAGATTTGATAACATAGCTGGCTCAAATCTAATGATGATGTCTGCTCTTTTTCTGTTACTTTGAATTGTACATCAACATATTTGATCATACTTTGATTGTCACAAAAATGTGTTTTCTAAgccaaaaacaaacacacagcctTCGGAAAGTTgtcacactccttgactttttccatattattttgcattacagcctgaatttattacattgagattttggccacacacaataccccataatgtcaaagtggaattatgtttttagaaatgtttacaaatgtattaaaaatgtcaagctgaaatgtcttgagtcaatcagtattcaacccatttgtcatggcaagcctaaatatgtccAGGAGTAGAAATTTGCTTAAGAAGTCACATAGTAAGTTGCATGGCCTCAGtctttgtgcaataatagtgtttaacttttaaatgactacctcatctctcacatacagataattgtaaggttcctcagtcgagcagtgaatttcaaacacagattcaaccacaaagaccagggaggttttccaatgtgtcacaaagaagggcacctattggtagatgggtaaaaacaaaacaaaaagaagcagacattgaatgtccctttgagcatggtgaagttattaattacactttggatgttgtagcaatacacccagtcactacaaagatacaggcgtctttcctaactcagttgccggagaggaaggaaaccgctcagggatttcaccatgaggccaatggagacttaaaacagttacagagttgaatggctgtgataggagaaaactgaggatggatcaacaacattgtagttactccacaatactaacctaaaggacagagtgaaaagaaggaagcctgtacaaaatataatattccaaaacatgcatcctgtttgcaatgaaGCACTAAAGTAGAACAAAAAAAAATAtagcaaagaaatgtactttatatcctgaatacaaagcgttatgtttggggcaaatccaacacatcactgagtaccactcttcatatgacGGGtgacaattattatttttttaatccatttggaattcaggctgtaacacaacaaaatgtggaataagtcaaggggtatgaaaactttctgaaATCACTGTATTTAAAATTGGCATCaagtcaaatatatttttatgttattttagCATCACTATATTATTTGAATAAGTAACAATCATTCCTATGTTTGACTCCAGAAGGCATGTCAATCATAATTTAAATTTGAATAGTGTGTGCATAGAGCAGCAATTTATCCATCAAAGTCATTCAACTAGATTCTGGTTATTTATTTTCAATAGTTCTAAATTAAATGTAAGCTTCAGAGATGATGGACATTATATCAATCGTGTAAATCAGAGCGGTACTTCAAATTTGGTTAGACACTCCATTAGGTTTCAGGATAGTCAAGTTTCCTCTAGCGTTCTGGTCTGCCTCGATGGCCTCGAAAAGAGCCTTGAAGTTGCCTGCACCAAAGCCCTAGGAAGAGTACAAAGACATGTTTTCACATAGTTTTCAGTCTAAATGTAGATCGGGACATCAATCTTTATCAACATTACATACTTTAAATTGTTTTCAATACACTAACAAAGTCCTAAAAATCTATCTGGTTATATAATGTTTCATTGGTAAGGCTCTCTGAAATCTCATGCTCCTCTCACCTGATGGTTGTGTCTCTGAATGACCTCCAGGAACACTGTGGGACGGTCCTGAACAGGCTTGGTGAAGATCTGGAGCAGGTAGCCATTGTCATCAAAATCCACTAAGATCTTCAGCTCCTGTCAGAGCAACAGGACATAAGAGTGCTTGTCAGGCTGTGTAGCTAAGAACCTACCATAGAAGTTCAAATGAACTGAATTATCATTATAATGCAAATAACTATCAGGTATTTAGATAATTGAAATATAACAAATCATTGAAACATTTATTAAAACATCAGAGAAAGTTGTGTCTCTGACCTCCAGAATGTCCAGGTCCTCAGTGACCCTGACCTGCGATTGTTGGAGATTCTTTCTCAGCAGCTGGTAGTAGGTGTCTGGCACACACATGAACTCCATGCCACGCTCCTTCAGGTTACGGATCTACAACAAAGAGAATATACTAACCACACCAATCTTTCAATCTTCCATTAATGTGTATGTAAAAGTAACCGGGTTGAGCTTAGCCTTTATGTGTGAAAAGACTTACTGCGGTGATGATGTCTGATGTGTTCATGGCGATGTGCTGGACACCTGGGCCACCATAGTACTCCACATACTCCTGCTAAGTCCAGTGAGTTTAGCGAGGTACAAGTTCTACTCATTACTTTTTGTAATGCTGTGTTTTTTAAAGGTACGGTACTGAATACGTGTATGGATGACAATGGCATGACTTTGTTACGTTGGGTAAACACCTCTTTACATagttaatatattttatattgaatAACATGGCGATGACTTGCCTGGATCTGGGACTTGCGTTTACCCATGGCTGGCTCATTAATGGGCATCTTCACTGTCTCTTCATAATTGGCCACAACAATGGAGCGCAGCGCACTGAAGTCTGTCTGCAGCTGCTTGTCGTCTACTGACCAGAACCGGTGGAAGAGCAGGTTTTTCTGGTACCTATGGAAACAAAACCTACTCCTCAGGAACCTCTGTGTGTTGGATGGACAGGTGAAAGACCACAATATATCTATCCCACAGCCCTCTTCCCTGGCACTTCCCTTCAGAGATCAAACCCatccctgtttttttttttatctcagagCTGCATGGTGGAGCTCTAACTGACTCCAGATGTGCAGAACCCCAGTGACCCAGCTCAAAAACTGCTAAGTCATAGTAGCATCTGATGTTCATGGATGTTTTTGTCTGGAATAAaatgtacaggccagtgtgtttgTTAATACATCCCTATGCCCTTACCACAATGCCTTACCATTCCACTACAGGCACCATCTCATCATCCGGCTGGTTCCCCACAACATGGTCAATGaagttcagtaatccactgggtCTGTAACGTTAGATAAGGCCTCACAGTGATGTCAACTGTTTAACTGAAACAGTCACTCAAATTCTGTCTTGTTTACAATGGTCTGTAAAGAGCACTCTCATCTCTAACACCAGATAAAATAGTTCATACTCACAGCTTGGCCAACAAGGGGTCCCGGTGGAGAGGAGTATGGAACCCTGGGAGGAACAGCCCATTGTAGGCAGTCCTCTCcacaaatgtgtgtgtggtgtccccATACTATAGAGATATAAGAGAACATCCCAAATCTTGAGCATACTGTAAATCTCCTTTTCGGCACTCAGATTCACCAGATATTGATCGTCTTACCGTCTGGAGAACAGCTAGTTTTACCCTGCCATATTTGTCCTCCAGTACATACGGCTCTTTCACTATGATGGCACCACGCTCTCTGGCTTTCTGAAGAGTATAATAGACAGATAAACATATGCATGCGATGAAGATCCAGGAAGattcaaaaataataatattttcaATAAAATCAATGAAAACGATTGCAATCCAACAGAATATTTTAACCCATCTCATTAGGAAAGAGGCATTCTCCTCATTCCAGAAAGAGCAGTGACATTGGTTTAAATGGTAAGCCTGCTATGGTACCTGCACAAGGTAATCACAGTTCTCCACAGTGAATGCAATGTCCTTGGCTCCATCCCCATGTTTGACCAAATGCTCCCCCATTTCTGAATAAAAGAGGTGGCCAAAAGTATACTCAAATCGGAGTGAGTGAAGTAGCACACTAGTCAGTGACAGCCAATCTCATCATATCTAACCACATGAAGGATGACATTTTTGTGTCATACTGTACCTTTGTTTCCAGGATTGAGAGCGGATGCGAATACATAAATAATCTGTGAAAGAAAAAGAGCCAAAAAGTTACATGGTGGACAACCAAGGACCTCCATCACTTGTATCAAGTTACCTCGCTATTATAAATATGTGCCATAATGAATTCAGAATGACACCACTCTCCTCACCTTGTCTTGTTTGACCACATGGGACACCACATCCCGGCAGCCTGTCTCTAAACCCCGATAGGCCAACGGTTCAAATCCAAGCTTGTTACAATAGTAAGATGCTGCCTGTTGAAACAGAAGAAAAAACACTATTGCCACTCACAATCAATCCCCAAGCAATACAATATTTGTACATTTACTATCAGGAAAAAAAACGTAATAATAGTGTGTTGTGAACTGTAAAGGACTGTGGTGGGGGCGCCACCTCCTGGTGATGGTGTGGAAAACCTACGGCTTCTGGATCAAATTAAGAGCAGGAAGAATGATGGGGTCTACTCTGAGGTTGCATGCCTATTTCCCCCACCCCTTAAGAGAGCCAATAGCCACCCCTCAGTGAATACTCCTTTAACTTGGAGAAAGTTCAGGAAAATATTTACCACCTGCAAAAAGAGTGAAAAACAACTATAATGGCACATGATTCTCATACCTGTTTGGCATTTCCAACCCAGAATGTGATGTGGTCGAAACAGACGAACTTGCCGTGGTCGTGCTATGAACAACTCCAGGACAATTTAATACCGGTGTGTAAGGGGGGGAAACACTTagcatcagcccattcattcattTATGACATAGCAATTAGAAATTCTTAGATGTAAGATAAATAGTATTGTACATTTAAACATCTTGGTAGGCTTATTAcacattttaaataaatgtttaagtTTCTCAACTACTGAATCATACTTTGAACCAGTTGAAAGTCCTAATAATAATTATGTGTTCATTTAAATGTCTATGGGCAATTCAAAAATATTAGTAATTAAAAAACTAACCTTTTCACCTCTGTCCATGTAGGTAGTCTAAATAGATAGATACAAAACATTACACATCAGCATTAACGTTAAAGACCATTCTTTCAATAGCTCAAAAATATTGTAATGCGAAATTGAAATAAGACATTGAATAAGACAATTTTcgagtaaatatatattttatcttACCATCCTGTACCCTTAGCCTTTCAACTGCTTGAAAAGAAAATCGGTACAATAAAGTCGCGTGTTTAAACGTTCAGAATCAAGTTTGAACTTCCACGCCCCCGGTCttcgaggaggaggagagtgggagcgagggagaaagacagacagaaagatagagagaataaCAGTGATGCTCACTTTAGGTTACACAATCATGTCGCATCATAATTTACATAAACAAATCATAGTTATCGAACGTTGACTCTGCATAGAGCTTTGAAGACATTTTATACCAAACGTTTATATTGGGTGAATCACATAACTTATAGGTGTGTACTTCACATATAATATCAGAAAAGCACGCACTTACCTTCTCTACTCAAACACACTTCTCTACTCAAACACACTTACCTTCTCTACTTATGTTATATTTCAACAGTCAGGCCCGGCCATGTGTTTGTATTTAGTCTCGAGAGGAGGTTCACTCATTGAGGTTTCCTATTGGCTGTTCGTTGGGAAGTATGTTGGAGTCAGTTATCCACAATTTTGACATGAAACAAGTTTATGGTTATTGTGGACCATTGCAGTAATTACTATTGGTAGGCTACAATAAGCCCCCCTCCCCTTTTCACAATCAGTGGCCTAATCTGTTAATTAATTAGTATGTATGAGAAAGTGTTTTATACCTCTTGCATCATTCTTTATAAATCCTTTATCATCAACATGTGTATGAAAATGGTTCTTCCATAAATGTTCATTgatctatttgtgtgtgtgaatacAATGTACATTTTCCCAATGTGCCAATATTGACAGCCCGCACAACTGATTTACTTAGTAGTGAATATgatacactacaacactacagttcTTCTCCTCAAGTGACCAAATAGTCTCAAAATGTGATGGGAATAAATTGTTTAAATTCCTGCATAAATGGGGACACCATGTAACCCTAGTGTGGACATGTAATGGGATGGCTGCTGAAAAATGTATTATTCCTACAGAAGATGACACTTGACAGATTGTCAAATTTCACTACAGCAGAAATAGACACCGATCGAGCTATTCATTGTTTCCTAGATAGTGAGCAGCTTAAGTTTCAGTCAACCAGATCGACACAACAAGAGGTTGCACCTTGTCATAGTGATTATTAtattgtagttttttttttttacagccatCTGGCTTTATGTCCCAATGGGGGTGAAAAGGATTAAATACATCAATGAAACAATGCATTTCATAACTCTGTAATTCCCTTCAAGCATAGGGTCATTACACTGACTGACCCCTTGTATTCATAGGACTCAATTTTCGAGAAATAAGTGACACTATCCGACAGGTGGCCAGAATGTTGGGCCAgttaccaaaaggttgctagttagaatcccgagctgactaggtgaaatctgtcaatctgcccttgagcaaggcacttaaacttGATTGCTCCAGGGTTGCCATCAATAATGGCTGATCTCTGTCCGTGACCCCAGTCCCAGGGCGAGTGGTATATGCAAAAAACTAATGACCATTTCCCCCCAACACACTTATACAGGTTATACACATGTACATGTGTGAAACAAGACAAAtatagggaaagggaaagggggatacctagccagTTGTACAACGGAATGTCttcaactaaaatgtgtcttccgcatttaactcaacccctctgaaCCAGAGTGGTGAGGAATATAAGCAACCCCTATTTGACATTTGACCGTGCAAGCTCTCTGGTGTAACAATATGTACCCAATATGTACCCgatgtgaggaagacctttaaacaggtcaacattcacaaggccgcagggccagatggattaccaggacgcataCTCAAGAGCATGCACtgaacaactggcaagtgtcttcactgacattttcaacctatccctgatccagtctgtaatatctacatgtttcaagcatgtTCCTGTGCTCAAGAATggcaaggtaacctgtctaaatgactatcgccccatgcactcacatttgtagccatgaaatgcattgaaaggctggtcacgaCTATTTGCGTTGACCCCCTTTTTATTTGCACTTACtctcttgcactggctctatgcataCTCACTggaatctacacacacactcacacatactacactgacacccaacacacacacactttcacactcttcaTATACGCTGCTGCTCCTCTGTTTATGATCTATTCTGATTGCCTAGTTACTTTTAGCCCAACCTATATgtaaatattacctcaattacctcaacgacctcatacctcatacccctgtacattgactcggtacagatcctccttgtatatagtctcttTACTGTTCTTTTATTCTGTAACTATTGTGTAACCTTTTTTATGTGTAGCAAAtgtttcttactttttaactctgcattgctgGGAAAGggctagtaagtaagcatttcacagtaaagtctacacctgttgtgttcagcatgtgataaatgcaatttgatttgatttgatgaatgaAAGTCCAATGTCACACTAATTAGCATTTGacaccctccctctgcaactgtccCTGATGTGGTTGGTTTTTCTTACTAATACCAGGAGGCCTTTTGCTGTCAAGAGATGCAATTAGAGACAGTAAATGATTATGGTGCTGCTTACACAACAGTGTGATGTTGGAGTGGTAGATGGTTACTCTTCATATTCTGTACATTAAAgagattctctggtacttttgtatactttttagccagaaATTCTAAAACTAGTGCTCACGAGCAAAAGGTGGTCCCCGAAATTTGCGTACTTCGTCAAAAATATttgcagatatgtgcaccacatcattgcactctctctctcgcactgctgtgtgtgcatcttgctagctgtcactcaaatggcgaggggctgaagctcattggctggaACTTGAATTGCTGGGGGGATGGCCCACTTAGGGgaaaatgtagggaaaatggcaCTGC is a window of Oncorhynchus kisutch isolate 150728-3 linkage group LG3, Okis_V2, whole genome shotgun sequence DNA encoding:
- the LOC109873492 gene encoding 4-hydroxyphenylpyruvate dioxygenase-like, whose translation is MTTYMDRGEKHDHGKFVCFDHITFWVGNAKQAASYYCNKLGFEPLAYRGLETGCRDVVSHVVKQDKIIYVFASALNPGNKEMGEHLVKHGDGAKDIAFTVENCDYLVQKARERGAIIVKEPYVLEDKYGRVKLAVLQTYGDTTHTFVERTAYNGLFLPGFHTPLHRDPLLAKLPSGLLNFIDHVVGNQPDDEMVPVVEWYQKNLLFHRFWSVDDKQLQTDFSALRSIVVANYEETVKMPINEPAMGKRKSQIQEYVEYYGGPGVQHIAMNTSDIITAIRNLKERGMEFMCVPDTYYQLLRKNLQQSQVRVTEDLDILEELKILVDFDDNGYLLQIFTKPVQDRPTVFLEVIQRHNHQGFGAGNFKALFEAIEADQNARGNLTILKPNGVSNQI